One region of Plasmodium gaboni strain SY75 chromosome 6, whole genome shotgun sequence genomic DNA includes:
- a CDS encoding putative RAP protein, whose amino-acid sequence MKRYKILIKNVNTFKWKSYDVKRISSTILSPKKSKPFNIDYIEKVKKKNGLKVGCNKVFLKNKYNGEKYERDKNITKWCEKLNEYAKNKEYDIYENDLNSCSSIAENSIEISQLINVISKNKIVNNNIMLIYIKLIDKCLKIFSNIPMRSISLILNSMVKLNYYHTNFIDLFFKNINHIIDKSNPIDLSLLYHFYVNCSGDYFEYINDNKNDIYLNLFLNKILNDISLLQIQAISCILRCNKKIIKRRNWEDAYFKNDGVFEENYLNVQVNEKNKRNDYIKVYEDKEIEKKRIKESVYKRSINNDDDDDEIYYNRLSIKKEKSEKLDHNINFLQCDNIELIKKVNKILKEHVYFKISSGNIQQLCNILEDLEYFNLIDDDYNFYYGILNILKNRCNLSELKNIDYINILNIIKTRNMKYNNFLPISNFSFLFEKIKDLNFDFFTCDHLCELIKILCYFKKCYHLNMCINKLEACLEKKNLNEIYSTSTMIYLLYDFSQINRNDMIIHSLCKKIYISIINKINNSLEDEKVNHLKYVETEKNININNKNYMYKTQFNISLKEYILLVKSLDKLLDKKIITSICIDEKKLNSIFFDITNKISDDPSPISFKYRYKNDDYYDYEMCLYLYQILLLGKLKSRNYVLFLSCLNNVLALSIHFNIKNVVLCLKILYHCTHFITKDRYLIFENTLNYFSHLILSNDFIVLERENIMMSNIKNNFIKINKNNINYIEENHNDNIDILNNIYNNINKIIDNNNNKYYMYINKNKENHYLNDNIMTKHNNNEIATIYSNFNYTKITCIDCCNILYYLKKMNYVNKDLINIILKNVYINISSLKKQKYILRMINGLSIIKNIDKEFKDFNCIIKKIMFHFFSIQQEYNNNMSENIKLEENIKLFYLLSKLDMSKKYKNDLITKYILVPFENILEKKKTTINNIILLLYGLKNMYPYRYISLISYVLHCIDDYQTRMYNINGDNINSDNINSDNINSDNINGDNINSDNINNYHNNKDDALFSLSFLKAYFSSIPHFINSWIDNRWSKINQVYIRTSQKLFQNFYEHIFLEKKMKNEDMICILIDYINLSLPYIPYMEKYLDVIHYIIDMHKVVINRDEFITFLLSWQIYIYNNNNNNNDNTSYDEKQKLGYKIEECLNMLYKNDKNYNHNDFISLNNSFQKSNKKNDVHTDDNDDNENICINKKSVYDFSFNKKKIIFLDTDEDNEKDIICKEYNYIDINKLYENKFNRKINNNINEKKKLQLCIQKEDNEKNKTFKNNNKNKNILNEFEIILNKYSYCQNNQNDKIEILKNVKLYSFHINFMDKKKKIIFEFLDEDAYFKEPDNSSIDLLPSVNLKLTLLKKLNFKIITIPFYEWNKCYGRLEKVKSIYQKLLNVTNPQNVEEQYQNYKSDDIFSSIGRYEITKKK is encoded by the coding sequence ATGAAACGATATAAGATATTGATAAAGAATGTAAATACTTTTAAATGGAAGTCGTACGACGTGAAAAGAATTTCATCGACCATATTGAGTCCAAAGAAAAGCAAACCATTTAATATTGATTATATAGAAAAggtgaaaaaaaaaaatggcTTAAAAGTTGGTTGTAATAAGgtatttttaaaaaataaatataatggTGAGAAATATGAAAGAGATAAGAATATAACTAAATGGTGTGAgaaattaaatgaatatgctaaaaataaagaatatgatatttatgaaaatgATTTAAATTCGTGTTCATCTATAGCTGAGAATTCTATAGAAATTTCTCAGTTGATTAATGTAATTAGTAAGAACAAAATtgtgaataataatataatgttgatttatataaaattaattgataaatgtttaaaaatatttagTAACATTCCTATGAGAAGTATAAGTTTAATACTGAATAGTATGgttaaattaaattattatcatactaattttattgatttgttttttaaaaatataaaccATATAATAGATAAAAGTAATCCAATTGATCTGAGCcttttatatcatttttacGTGAACTGTTCAGGTgattattttgaatatataaatgataataaaaatgatatatatttaaatttgtttttaaataaaatactTAATGATATATCGCTTTTACAAATACAAGCAATTTCATGTATTTTAAgatgtaataaaaaaataataaaaagaagaaattgGGAAGATgcatattttaaaaatgatggTGTCTTTGAAGAAAACTACCTGAACGTTCAGgtaaatgaaaaaaataaaaggaatgattatattaaaGTATATGAAGACAAAGAAAtagaaaagaaaaggaTAAAAGAAAGTGTATATAAAAGaagtataaataatgatgatgatgatgatgaaatatattataatagATTATCTATTAAGAAGGAAAAAAGTGAAAAGTTGGAccataatataaattttttacagtgtgataatatagaattaataaaaaaagtaaataaGATATTAAAAGAACATGTGTATTTTAAGATATCATCTGGTAATATTCAACAATTGTGTAATATTTTAGAAGATTtagaatattttaatttaattgatgatgattataatttttattatggcattttaaatatattgaaaaatCGATGTAATTTATCTGAATTAAAGAATattgattatataaatatattaaatataataaaaactcgaaatatgaaatataataattttcttcCTATATCgaatttttcatttttatttgaaaaaataaaagatttAAATTTTGATTTCTTTACATGTGATCATTTATGTGagttaataaaaatattatgttattttaaaaaatgttatcatttaaatatgtgtataaataaattagaGGCTTgtttagaaaaaaaaaatttgaatgaaatatattcaaCATCAAcaatgatatatttattatatgatttttCTCAGATAAATAGAAATGATATGATTATACATTCattatgtaaaaaaatatatatatcaataattaacaaaataaataacagTTTGGAAGATGAAAAAGTAaatcatttaaaatatgtagagactgaaaaaaatatcaatataaataataagaacTATATGTATAAAACTCAATTTAACATATcattaaaagaatatatattattagtaAAATCACTAGATAAATTAttagataaaaaaataataacatcTATATGTATAGATGAAAAAAAACTGaattccattttttttgatattacaaataaaataagtGATGATCCTTCACCAATTTCTTTTAAGtatagatataaaaatgatgactattatgattatgaaatgtgtttatatttatatcaaatattattattggGTAAATTAAAATCTAGAAACtatgttctttttttaagttGTTTAAATAACGTTCTGGCTTTATCaattcattttaatataaaaaatgtgGTCTTATgtttgaaaatattatatcattgtacacattttataacaaaagatagatatttaatatttgaaaataccttaaattatttttcacATTTGATATTATCTAATGATTTTATTGTTTTGGAAAGAGAAAATATCATGATgagtaatataaaaaataattttataaaaattaataaaaataatatcaattATATAGAAGAAAATCATAATGACAATAtagatattttaaataatatatataacaacataaataaaataattgataataataataataaatattatatgtatataaataaaaataaggaGAATCATTATcttaatgataatattatgactaaacataataataacgAAATAGCTACAATATATTctaattttaattatacAAAGATAACATGTATAGATTgttgtaatatattatattatttaaaaaaaatgaattatgtaaataaggatttaataaatataatattaaaaaatgtatacataaatataagtagtttaaaaaagcaaaaatatatacttcGAATGATTAATGGGTTAagtattataaaaaatatagacAAAGAATTTAAGGATTTTAattgtattattaaaaaaattatgtttcactttttttctattcaacaagaatataataataatatgagtgaaaatataaaattagaagaaaatattaaattattttatttattaagTAAATTGGATATGAgtaagaaatataaaaatgatttgataacaaaatatatattggtaccttttgaaaatatattagaaaagaaaaaaactactattaataatattatattattattatatgggttaaaaaatatgtatcCATATAGATACATAAGTTTGATATCATATGTCTTACATTGTATAGATGATTATCAGACAAGaatgtataatattaatggtgataatattaatagtgataatattaatagtgataatattaatagtgataatattaatggtgataatattaatagtgataatattaataattatcataataataaagacGATGCATTATTCTCTTTGTCCTTTTTAAAAGCCTATTTTTCATCTATACcacattttataaatagTTGGATAGATAATAGATGGAGTAAAATAAACCAAGTATATATTCGTACTAGCCAAAAATTGTTTCAAAACTTTtatgaacatatatttttagaaaaaaaaatgaaaaatgaagatatgatttgtattttaatagattatataaatttatcTTTACCTTATATACCTTATATGGAAAAATATCTTGATGTAATTCATTACATTATAGATATGCACAAGGTGGTGATAAATAGAGATGAATTTATAACCTTTTTATTAAGTTGGcagatatatatatataataataataataataataatgataatacTAGTTATGATGAAAAACAGAAATTAGGATATAAGATTGAGGAGTGtttaaatatgttatataagaatgataagaattataaccataatgattttatatcattaaataattctttCCAGAAGAgtaacaaaaaaaatgatgtTCACACGGATGAcaatgatgataatgaaaatatttgtataaataaaaaatcaGTATACGATTTTAGTTTcaataaaaagaaaataatttttctagATACAGATGAagataatgaaaaagatattatatgtaaagaatataattatatcgatataaataaattatatgaaaataagTTCAACCggaaaataaataataatataaatgaaaagaaGAAATTACAATTATGTATACAAAAAGAAGacaatgaaaaaaataaaacatttaaaaataataacaaaaataaaaacattttaaacgaatttgaaataattttaaataaatattcatattgtCAAAATAAccaaaatgataaaattgaaattttaaaaaatgtaaaacTTTATTCctttcatataaattttatggataaaaaaaaaaaaattatatttgaatttttAGATGAAGATGCTTATTTTAAGGAACCTGATAATTCATCTATAGATTTATTACCATCTgttaatttaaaattaacattattaaaaaaattaaattttaaaataatcaCAATACCATTTTATGAATGGAATAAATGTTATGGACGCTTAGAAAAAGTGAAATCCATTTAtcaaaaattattaaacGTTACAAATCCACAAAATGTAGAGGAGCAATatcaaaattataagaGTGACgatatattttcttctataGGACGTTATGAAATAActaaaaagaaataa
- a CDS encoding hypothetical protein (conserved Plasmodium protein, unknown function), with product MDKLRNILFVKNGKFSNGQIKFLAFTSFSMLVLMVTGDGIETPMGYVKNFKKELKQNEEKKKENMEDKLIKELGVTTYQEWKKAGILPSDDKENL from the exons ATGGATAAGCTAAGAAATATTCTTTTTGTTAAAAATGGAAAATTTTCA aaCGGACAAATAAAATTTCTAGCATTCACGTCATTTAGTATGTTGGTATTAATGGTTACTGGTGATGGTATAGAAACACCAATGGGATATGTCAAAAATTTCAAAAAGGAATTGAAGCAAAAtgaagagaaaaaaaaagaaaatatggaagataaattaataaaagaacTGGGAGTTACTAC ATATCAAGAATGGAAAAAGGCAGGAATCCTACCATCAGATGATAAGGAAAATTTATAA
- a CDS encoding putative 50S ribosomal protein L24, whose product MFWSSFIGKINQLPVLSQLNNTFLKNVSVRNHKIIKPRNIIKMWKIRKGDEVKVISGKDKGKIGEVLSCDKFRNMVKVKGCNMRKLFVDNKFVYIEKKIHYSNVQLIDNFLKTNTKVALRYTDDNQVIRISKKSGTVIPWPSEKTKEEDYDQIEENPLDTLPQEALKKTYDYKTELS is encoded by the coding sequence ATGTTTTGGTCTTCATTTATAGGAAAAATTAATCAACTGCCAGTTTTGAGCCAGTTAAATAATACTTTTTTGAAAAATGTAAGTGTCAGAAatcataaaattattaaaccaagaaatattattaagaTGTGGAAAATAAGAAAAGGAGATGAAGTGAAAGTAATATCTGGAAAAGATAAAGGAAAAATAGGAGAAGTATTAAGTTGTGACAAATTTAGGAATATGGTAAAAGTCAAAGGATGTAATATGAGGAAACTTTTTGTTGATAATAAATTCGtttatattgaaaaaaaaatacattatTCAAATGTTCAATTAAtagataattttttaaaaacaaatacAAAGGTAGCTTTAAGATATACAGATGATAATCAAGTTATTAgaatatcaaaaaaatcAGGAACTGTTATACCATGGCCTAGtgaaaaaacaaaagaaGAAGATTATGATCAAATTGAAGAAAACCCTTTAGATACTTTGCCTCAGGAAgctttaaaaaaaacatatgATTATAAAACGGAATTATCTTAG
- a CDS encoding putative RNA-binding protein, with product MIKQQKRSYSHVDNEVGNINVSDEENVIKRQRNESRSSTRSYMDEDGKSICATSTEMRIPYCLLLPNRAIGYVIGKSGNNVREIEKACGAVIKCQKEFDISVYPPPSEKILTIFGKKENKKKALELVLGKSKSVMDFQEEDGKESIVIIVPTRSIPIIIGQKGSKISSLSERSSCEINVHKDEVPGIKDKAIFIKSKKISKIIDCIGIIYDLLEDVVENGILTISEFPGVPKNDINNNNDDLIDNDNINDNDENNNFDDHISDYNINNNIITNNMNNNMMHINNNNNNNNRMHHNNSINYRNINNNNNNPHYQHNYNNSNMNNPNNNSKYMNMKKNDNYMDDNMSIDDNDNYSVPKEKNLLLHKYGKEVSPCVVRFVLDVETTAWIIGKAGCHIKEIRSVTGAGAVIVDAPDNIENVKTCDRILTLSGSAENKFNALKLIVRQMEEREKNINNPMRMLVPGKAASFLIGRKGSIIKYITEQSGSQIQVAKNKESENEKLVLITGSPEAKILASVLVLQKLEEYENPAIAREGLVIPLNDIYYNKNNNNNKYSNHMKKSVNHKMMHNNKNSIHNNNNNSDDHFMPSNSLPNHHFQNNDNHMNSNNYTYDNHIPNKINTHHNNNNSNDMKTPVENMFLEQIYKSFPYASLPKIISVKQPYTIELNMPDVYLETFDSQNKNGKSLIDEIVEKSGCNISICTDSNDSSSYTFNVSITGSPLANSLAILMIQSKIFKFDWF from the coding sequence ATGATAAAACAACAAAAAAGATCATACTCACATGTTGATAATGAGGTTGGTAATATTAATGTTAGTGATGAGgaaaatgtaataaaaaggCAAAGAAATGAAAGTAGGAGTAGTACTAGGTCATATATGGATGAGGATGGAAAAAGTATTTGTGCAACTAGTACTGAGATGCGTATTCCatattgtttattattaccaAATAGAGCTATAGGATATGTTATTGGGAAGTCAGGTAATAATGTACGTGAAATAGAAAAGGCGTGTGGTGCTGTTATAAAATGTCAAAAAGAATTTGATATATCTGTATATCCTCCACCGTCTGAAAAAATTTTAACAATATTTggaaaaaaagaaaataaaaaaaaagcatTAGAATTAGTTCTAGGCAAATCGAAAAGTGTTATGGATTTTCAAGAAGAAGATGGTAAAGAATCTATAGTTATAATTGTTCCTACACGATCTATTCCCATCATTATCGGTCAAAAAGGTTCTAAGATTTCTTCATTAAGTGAAAGATCTTCTTGTGAAATTAATGTTCATAAGGATGAAGTTCCAGGTATAAAAGATAAAGctatttttattaagtcaaaaaaaataagtaaAATTATTGACTGTATAggtattatatatgatttattgGAAGATGTTGTAGAAAATGGAATTTTAACTATTTCTGAATTTCCAGGAGTTCcaaaaaatgatataaacaacaataatgatgatttaattgataatgataatattaatgataatgatgaaaataataatttcgATGATCATATTAGtgattataatattaataataatattataactaataatatgaacaataaCATGATGCACAtcaacaataataataataataataatcgTATGCATCACAATAATTCAATTaattatagaaatataaataataataataataatccACACTATCaacataattataataattctaatatgaataacccaaataataattccaaatatatgaatatgaaaaaaaatgataattatatggACGATAATATGAGTATTGATGATAACGATAACTATTCTGTTCctaaagaaaaaaatttactCCTTCATAAATATGGTAAAGAAGTTAGTCCATGTGTTGTTCGTTTTGTTCTAGATGTAGAAACTACTGCATGGATTATTGGAAAAGCAGGATGTCATATTAAAGAAATCCGATCGGTTACTGGAGCAGGTGCAGTCATAGTTGATGCGCCTgataatattgaaaatgTAAAAACATGTGATCGTATTTTGACCTTATCAGGTTCAGcagaaaataaatttaatgCTTTAAAACTTATTGTTAGACAAATGGAagaaagagaaaaaaatattaataatcCAATGCGTATGTTAGTACCAGGTAAAGCAGCTAGTTTTTTAATAGGAAGAAAAGGATctattattaaatatattactGAACAATCAGGTTCACAAATTCAAGTAGCCAAAAATAAAGAAAgtgaaaatgaaaaattagTATTAATTACAGGTTCACCAGAAGCAAAAATATTAGCATCTGTATTAGTCTTACAAAAATTAGAAGAATATGAAAACCCAGCTATAGCAAGGGAAGGTCTTGTCATTCcattaaatgatatatattataataaaaataataataataataaatattctaatcatatgaaaaaaagTGTTAATCATAAAATGATgcataataataaaaattctatacacaataataataataatagcGATGATCATTTTATGCCATCGAATTCTCTTCCTAATCATCATTTTCAAAATAACGATAATCATATGAATTCtaataattatacatatgataatcatatacccaataaaataaatactcaccataataataataatagtaatgATATGAAAACACCAGTTGAAAATATGTTCCTagaacaaatatataaatccTTCCCATATGCATCCTTGCCTAAAATTATATCTGTTAAACAACCATATACCATCGAATTAAATATGCCTGATGTATATTTAGAAACATTCGATTctcaaaataaaaatggaaaatCTTTAATTGACGAAATTGTTGAAAAATCGGGTTgtaatatttctatatgTACTGATTCAAATGATTCTTCATCTTATACTTTTAATGTTTCCATAACGGGTTCACCACTAGCTAATTCATTGGCAATTCTTATGATACAGTccaaaatttttaaattcgACTGGTTTTga
- a CDS encoding hypothetical protein (conserved Plasmodium protein, unknown function): MIPSPVSKKIRSRLNLSIHKKPHFLFRQNLLLDKKEKWQPKLKKGHPEFEKQFDILNRQVTGFRKYKAPPTKREEIKKEYDITNFHEVKSKFRFEIKGFFEDGGNVFCEELYRTAKRLYIVGWIKCRKRFATGHFQGDSYTISYMRHWFDMYSSDRNKIEALKIFDENHGISNFDYYNITIVRDYRTPGKKKMHLIQGQDFLKTKALFN; the protein is encoded by the exons atGATTCCTTCACCGGTTTCCAAGAAAATAAGAAGTCGATTGAACTTGTCAATCCATAAGAAACctcattttttatttcgtcaaaatttgttattagataaaaaagaaaaatggCAACCCAAATTAAAGAAGGGTCATCCTGAATTTGAAAAACaatttgatatattaaatcGACAG GTAACAGGATTTCGTAAGTATAAAGCCCCACCTACCAAACGagaagaaattaaaaaggaATATGATATAACAAACTTTCACGAGGTTAAATCAAAGTTTAGATTTGAAATTAAAGGATTTTTTGAGg ATGGAGGTAATGTGTTTTGTGAAGAATTATATCGAACAGCGAAGCGGTTATATATAGTTGGATGGATAAAATGTAGAAAACGTTTTGCTACAGGACAc TTTCAAGGGGATTCTTATACCATTTCTTATATGAGACACTGGTTTGATATGTATTCATCAGATCGAAATAAAATTGAGGcattaaaaatttttgaTGAAAATCATGGAATATCCAATTTTGATTACta tAATATAACCATAGTAAGAGATTACAGAACTCCaggaaagaaaaaaatgcATTTAATTCAG gGTCAAGACTTTCTAAAAACAAAGGCcttatttaattaa